CTCCTTCACAGCAACCCACCTCCTTCCGGAAGTGCCGCCAGCACGTCTACATGATAGTGCCTGTCCCATCCACGGCGGTGATCGTCCAACTCCAGCTCACACAGCCATCCCGGTTTTTGCACATTCGCCGTTTCGACGCTGTTCGACGCCGCAAAGCCTTGCGCTGCAAGGGATTCGGACGCGCCCCTCCATTGCCCATCCACGGCAGGTACTGAGGAATTAGGGCACCTGGAGATGATTGGTGCGATTGTACACCAGCTCACCCGAAATCTGACTGAGGAACAGATCCGCACTGCGGGCTTTGACACCTATTTTGTAGACCGGACTGCCGGTGTTTATCCCACTGCTGCGTCTGGCTTCCCCTGGAGCGCCGCCAGCATGGCGGTGAAGGGCGACCTGATCGCCGACCTTACAGAAGATCTGGCGGCAGAGCAAAAGGCTCGAGTCACCTATGATAATATCTTGCGCCTCTCCGATGATCCGGATGTAAACGATGTCATCAAATTTCTCAGGGCCAGAGAGATCGTCCACTTCCAGCGGTTTGGCGAAGGCCTGCGACTGGCCAAGGATAAAATGGACGAGAAAAACGTCTATTTTGTCAACCCCTCTTTCGACAAATAACAAAAGTGCCGTGGCTGTTGCCACGGCACTTTATTTTATTCCAGCATCCGGGCAAACTCTTCTTCTGTCAGCACCGGAATTCCAAGCTCCTCCGCCTTTTGCAGTTTGCTGCCCGCAGCCTCACCCGCCACTACATAGGTGGTCTTTTTACTGACAGAGCCAGCGGCTTTTCCCCCCCGCTTCTCAATCAAATCCTCTGCCATTTTGCGGTCAAACTGCGTAAGAGTCCCCGTGAGTACAAACGTCATGCCAGAAAAACGCTGGTCTACCAGCTCTGTTGTGCTCTTCATATTGACGCCCGCCTCTCTCAGTCGGCGAATCAGATCCTGTGCCTGGGGCTGCGCCAAATACTCCACAATACACTGTGCCGTCACTGCACCCACGTCGTTGATCTCTGTCAGCTCTTCCACGGTAGCGGCGGAAAGCGCGTCAAAGGTTTTGAAATGCAAAGCCAAAACCTTGGCAGCCTTCTCTCCCACCTGCCGAATGCCAAGACCATAGATCAGTCGGCTGAGATCGTTGGAGCGGGAATTTGCTATCGCACGGATCAGATTTTCAGCAGACTTCTTTCCCATCCGGTCCAGCTTAGCGATCTCCGGAGCTTGGAGGCCATACAGATCCGCCGCAGTATGCACCAGATCGTTTTCTACCAGCTGCTGCACCACTGCGGGGCCAAGCCCCTCAATATCCATCGCATCCCGACTGGCAAAATGCGTAAGATTTCTCAGAAGCTGGGCCGGGCACTCTGCGCCGGTACACCGTAGAGCCACTCCATCCTCATCCTGGACCACCTGTGCTCCGCAGACAGGGCAAACCCTGGGGAGCGTGTAAGGGACTGTACCGCTAGGCCGTCTTTCAAAGAGCACTTCGACGATTTCCGGAATGATCTCCCCAGCCTTCTGCACCATGACAGTATCGCCGATACGGATATCCTTCTCCGCAATATAGTTCTGATTGTGAAGCGTCGCACTTGTGACCGTGGTTCCCGCTAAACGTACCGGTGTCAGCTGTGCCTTTGGTGTTAGGACTCCGGTGCGGCCCACCTGGACGGCAATATCTAAAACCTGAGCGTTTTTTTTCTCCGGCGGATATTTAAAGGCCACCGCCCACTTGGGGCACTTCGCAGTAGAGCCAAGTATTCCACGTTCTATCAAGGAATTAACCTTAATAACCGCTCCGTCAATGTCAAAGGGGTACTCCAGCCGTTGGTCGTTGATGCGGTCAATCTCTGCCTGGACCTCCGCTGTCTTTGAGAGAACCTTGTAGGGAATGACTTTGAATCTCTGAGTAGTAAGATATTCCAGTGTTTCCGCGTGGGTGGAGAACTCTCTCCCCTCTGCCAGCTGAAGATTAAAAATCTGAATATCTAACCGTCGCTCCGCGCAGACCTTGGGATTCAACTGACGCAGGGAACCGGCCGCCGCATTTCTGGGATTGGCCATCAGTGCTTTCCCCTCCAACTCGCGGCGGGTGTTAATCTGCTCAAATACCGAACGAGACATGAAAACTTCACCCCGGACAATGAGTCGCGGCAGCCGCTCCGGCAAAACCATGGGGATAGAGCGAATGGTCTTAAGGTTTTCCGTTACATCCTCACCGACACGTCCATCGCCCCGGGTTGCGCCCTGATAAAAGACCCCATCCCTATACTCTAGTGCAACAGAGAGTCCATCCACTTTCGGCTCCACGGAATAGATCGCGCGATCACCCAGGGCCTCTTCCATGCGCTGGCAGAAATCAGTGACTTCACCGGCATCAAAGACATCTTGCAGGCTCTCCAGAGGTACCTCGTGGGTATAGGTGGAAAAGCCTTTCAGCAGCTTTCCGCCAATGCGCTGGGTCGGAGAATCCGGAGTGACCTCCTCTGGGTGCTGAGATTCCAGCTCCTCCAATTCCCGGTTGAGCAGGTCGTACTCCCGATCGCTCATAGTGGGTGCATCCAATACATAATATCGATACCCGTTTTCATTCAAAATATCTCGCAGTTGCTTGATTCTCTCGCGGTAGTCCATGATATCTGCCTTTCGTATCAGTTCTTGTTTAAAATATAGTCTTTTGTATCCTCCAAATAGGTGTCAGACTCTGTTGTGAACGAGGTATAGGTATCCGGTACCGCACCAACGATGACAGTCTCAGCTACAATGAAGGAGTTGGATACCTCTGTTGCAGTGGTGAAACCAGGCAGCAAAATACTCACAGATACATCAACTGTTAATATGATCTGGTGCTTAGTCTGGTTGATGCCGGCAGAGGTGAACGCATTGTGAAAGTTGGCCTCTGATGATCCAACGGACTCCATTCTGACTGTAATACGGGGACCGCGTCCAGCTAAAAGCGCGGAACCAGTCAGACTTCCGATGGGTATGGATAAATCTCTTGTGGATACATGATCAATCCGGTTCAAAACTGTATGAAGAATTTCTGCCTGCAGGTGGTTGAACGCTGCCATATTACTGTGGACAGCGGTAATTTTCCCCTCATTATCCTTTTCAAATGTCACAAGCCCGTCATACTGCAATTCTCCGTTCTCAATAGCCTCATAAACTGCCTCCGACACAATGCTCGTCACGGCATTAGAGACCTTTGTGGTTGCTAAGCTGCTCAAAAGAGGCCGCATCTGAACAGCGGCAACCAGTAGTAACGCTACAATTCCAGATATAGCAAAAAGCAGAAGAACTCTCAGCAGATTCCTCCGATCCGTATGGCGGCGGTAATAAAAAAAGCCGGGACGCATGGGTTCCACCTCCCTCCCGCATCTTATGCGGCGGAGGGTTGGCCTTATGGCAGTTGGTTGACAATGTTCTTAAAAGTCTTGCCTCGGTCCATGAAGTTGGCAAAGCGATCAAAGGAGGTACTGGCTGGAGAGAGGATCACCACATCCCCCTCCCTGGAATGGCTGTCTGCCAAGGAGACTGCCTCTTGATAGTCCTCTACATCCAAAATTTCCAGCCCATTATAGTTGGCGGCCTGTTCCACGGATTGGCGGATGACTCCTGCAGTGGCACCGCACAGCAGCAACAGCTTTACTCTCTCGTTGATCACAGGCCCCAGGCTCTCATAAGAGATGCCTTTGTCCTTACCGCCAGCAATCAGAATCACCTTTTGATGGAAAGAGTTCAGTCCGGCAATGGTACGGCTGGGGCTGGAGGCAATGGAGTCATTATACCAGCGGACACCCTTGCGTGTACGAATCAGTTCAATCCGGTGCTCAACGCCCTGAAACGTTCCAGCAAAATCCTGAATAATCTCATCGGGCACCATGCCGTCTACAACGGAAATAGCAGCCAGATAGTTCTCCACGTTGTGAACACCTGGGAGCTTAATGTGGTTGGTTGTCATGATCTGACGCTCCTGGCCACGGGAGCGGGCAATGATGGCCTCTCCACGAAGAAACACACCATCCTTCACTTCATGTTTTCTGGAAAACAGGCGCGTCCGCCCCAAAGCCCTACATGCTTCCTCCGCAGTTATTGTATTATCTGCGTTAAAAACAGCAATATCCTTTGTCATTTGGTGTGTAAAGATATTTTCCTTTGCAGCAATATACTCCGCGAAATTCCGGTGAACATCCAGATGATTCGGCGCTAGATTCGTAATAACGGCAATGTGGGGGCTGCGCGTCATGGTCATCAACTGGAAGGAACTCAGTTCCAAAACAGCGATATCCTCCGGATGTATGTCTCCCGCTTCTGCCAGGAGTGGGTGGCCAATATTGCCCCCAAGATGGACGGTCTTTCCAGCGCGGCGAAGCAACTCTGCAATCATGGTCGTGGTGGTGGTTTTCCCGTCGCTGCCTGTTACCGCAATGATAGGACAAGGACAGATTTCAAAAAAAATCTCCATCTCGCTGGTCAAACGGCTTCCATTCGCAATGGCTGCTTGCAGTTCTGGAAGATCCGGTCGCATTCCAGGAGTGCGAAAGATAATATCCTCCCTCAGATTCTGTAAATAATCTGCCCCCAGGCGCAGTTTGGCACCTTTGGATGTCAGTGTATCTCCGAGAACGCCCAGCTCTTCCCTGCTTTTCCTGTCACAAGCAGTAACTTCAATCCCATGGGACAGCAGTACATC
Above is a genomic segment from Pusillibacter faecalis containing:
- a CDS encoding manganese catalase family protein, whose amino-acid sequence is MFDAAKPCAARDSDAPLHCPSTAGTEELGHLEMIGAIVHQLTRNLTEEQIRTAGFDTYFVDRTAGVYPTAASGFPWSAASMAVKGDLIADLTEDLAAEQKARVTYDNILRLSDDPDVNDVIKFLRAREIVHFQRFGEGLRLAKDKMDEKNVYFVNPSFDK
- the ligA gene encoding NAD-dependent DNA ligase LigA, whose protein sequence is MDYRERIKQLRDILNENGYRYYVLDAPTMSDREYDLLNRELEELESQHPEEVTPDSPTQRIGGKLLKGFSTYTHEVPLESLQDVFDAGEVTDFCQRMEEALGDRAIYSVEPKVDGLSVALEYRDGVFYQGATRGDGRVGEDVTENLKTIRSIPMVLPERLPRLIVRGEVFMSRSVFEQINTRRELEGKALMANPRNAAAGSLRQLNPKVCAERRLDIQIFNLQLAEGREFSTHAETLEYLTTQRFKVIPYKVLSKTAEVQAEIDRINDQRLEYPFDIDGAVIKVNSLIERGILGSTAKCPKWAVAFKYPPEKKNAQVLDIAVQVGRTGVLTPKAQLTPVRLAGTTVTSATLHNQNYIAEKDIRIGDTVMVQKAGEIIPEIVEVLFERRPSGTVPYTLPRVCPVCGAQVVQDEDGVALRCTGAECPAQLLRNLTHFASRDAMDIEGLGPAVVQQLVENDLVHTAADLYGLQAPEIAKLDRMGKKSAENLIRAIANSRSNDLSRLIYGLGIRQVGEKAAKVLALHFKTFDALSAATVEELTEINDVGAVTAQCIVEYLAQPQAQDLIRRLREAGVNMKSTTELVDQRFSGMTFVLTGTLTQFDRKMAEDLIEKRGGKAAGSVSKKTTYVVAGEAAGSKLQKAEELGIPVLTEEEFARMLE
- the yunB gene encoding sporulation protein YunB, which codes for MRPGFFYYRRHTDRRNLLRVLLLFAISGIVALLLVAAVQMRPLLSSLATTKVSNAVTSIVSEAVYEAIENGELQYDGLVTFEKDNEGKITAVHSNMAAFNHLQAEILHTVLNRIDHVSTRDLSIPIGSLTGSALLAGRGPRITVRMESVGSSEANFHNAFTSAGINQTKHQIILTVDVSVSILLPGFTTATEVSNSFIVAETVIVGAVPDTYTSFTTESDTYLEDTKDYILNKN
- the murD gene encoding UDP-N-acetylmuramoyl-L-alanine--D-glutamate ligase, translating into MKLKEYLDSLRGKTVAVIGIGVSNQPLIDVLLSHGIEVTACDRKSREELGVLGDTLTSKGAKLRLGADYLQNLREDIIFRTPGMRPDLPELQAAIANGSRLTSEMEIFFEICPCPIIAVTGSDGKTTTTTMIAELLRRAGKTVHLGGNIGHPLLAEAGDIHPEDIAVLELSSFQLMTMTRSPHIAVITNLAPNHLDVHRNFAEYIAAKENIFTHQMTKDIAVFNADNTITAEEACRALGRTRLFSRKHEVKDGVFLRGEAIIARSRGQERQIMTTNHIKLPGVHNVENYLAAISVVDGMVPDEIIQDFAGTFQGVEHRIELIRTRKGVRWYNDSIASSPSRTIAGLNSFHQKVILIAGGKDKGISYESLGPVINERVKLLLLCGATAGVIRQSVEQAANYNGLEILDVEDYQEAVSLADSHSREGDVVILSPASTSFDRFANFMDRGKTFKNIVNQLP